In Brassica napus cultivar Da-Ae chromosome C2, Da-Ae, whole genome shotgun sequence, the sequence aaaaaatatttatacaaatgtCTTGCCtatattcatatttatttgtttccttCTCAGTTTAACAGTTTAGTGCTCTCTAATTCTTTCTACATGATTCAGGTTGAGAGGTTGAAGATGGTACTTAAGAATTCTCCTATTTCCAAAACTTAATTctttcaaagaagaagaaaaagaaaattcaaaactttGTAAGCAACTTAGGTAACAGTTAGTATGTCTTAATTTACTATATACAAATTGATTATTTACAGATTTTTGCTTTTTTATAACTGAACATATTGACTGCAGAGGAAAAGGAAAACGATGGAGtagaatctaaaaatataagttCAAACAAAATATCCAGAAATGTATTTTTTACTTGGCTTTTTATATGTGTCTTGCATCTCAGatattaaactatttaatatatactttcaataaaaatttaatgttttcataattttttttcccactaatattatgtttaaatagATATGTTCACTCCAAAAGTATATTGTTAAAgacttattttaaaaacaaacataGATAAAAGTGAATGGATTAGATGTAGTAAATTTAACtacatttaaattctataaaattattatctatgtttgtaaaaaaataataataataattgttttaagTCTTCTAAATATGTTGTTTGAATACAACACTTCTAATATTATGTCACCATTTTATCTAAATTCAGaatatttaactaaaataatgtttatttttgattaaaGGGAAGAATGTTAgaattttataaagaaaataattaaaatgtaaattatatcttattttaaagcagtattataatatttacttttatgtgttaacatatatcttatttttatagAAACAAGCTTTCAAAAACATGTatgttgtatatatttttcaaaactaCATCATAGAAATTGTTTCAGTACTTCTAAGTTTATGTATTAATGTTGGGAAATCGCCACAAATACtacattcatagtaccatttttcatgttacactaatcacttttaccctcacttttattGATGGGTAGAAGACACTTAcacccctagggttaactaatctagacttatggtttagagttgggatagggtttttggaatatgaaatttaggattctaataaatatataaataaatacttaaaaatattatttattatttatttaaataatgatttattatatatatatagaacaagtgtataagagtcttttgccacttaatgaagaagatatttttgaaaatgtccctttagtggtggtaaataCGAAAAGTTGTATcatgaaaatggtaaacattaaaTTTATCCATTAATGTTTACCTaggttaagaaaatatataaataaaataataatttattctgATAGTTATTTTATGATCAGAtaatttagaatacattaaaATTGATAGGTGCGTAGCACCGGGGATaatactagtatatatatatatatatatatatatactatgtgTTTTGccgcacatgcgggcataaTCATCTTAcaaatacttattattttatgtcttattaatccaaaaattggcattataaaactctaattGGTGAAcatgttaaaagaaaaagattatggTGAATTCTTTGTTCCTCAAAATTTATACCATTTATGTTGAATTTTAGTCAAATTATTGAAAGGTAGAtcccatttttttcttctaaattcccCATGGAGGaatgaatttataagaaaaaaattccctatgcaattttgataaggaccaaattgaacaaaaattcgtatttttttattttttcaattccttaaatgaaattttatttttttatttttttcatttttttcattcttctagTGGTCACCAACGAAGCTATAGAGTTTCACGGATTAAACTTAAACTGGTTTAAAGTAAAAGTAAGAAAACTTGTTTTGAACTCAGTCACaagttaagttattatttatgattttaaatagttaaatcaaacatcaaattatttatatatgtcaaaaaatgttcatcaaactatgtacttattattgtgttaaatttttaaaacattcatatattagaaatagtttagaaaatatctttatataaatatttttgtttaactaatatttaattataaattgttttatatcttagttttttaactttataataaaaatattgttttcagatagcaacacaatatatataagaattctcttaatttttaaatatattttcacaattttattagattagtttataattaaatatttaatataacatatagatttaatattcttaaaataaaatgcgtgttttattatatataaaattcattacgggttttgtgaaaattaataaatactcagttaaaaactaataataaatcaatgacctatataaaagcttaaaacctaataaaatatgacaaataagaaaataagaattttaatataacatatagatttaaatattattaaatcaaaattcgtttttaattatatataaaatttattacggatatttttttaaattaataaattagtgattcagctaaaaattattaataaatcaataactacgctaaaaactaataaaaacatgataaataagcaaaattgactaaaattatggaacacataaaaaataagcaaaatcaaaataattatatatctaattacatgttttatagttatattatttaaattcaaaaattatggactcaactaaaaactattaattaattaatgattcagcttaaacctaattaaaacttgataaataagcaaaattatcTAAAGTTATGGAAATCACGATAAATAAGCTAAATGACTGCATAAATAATAGTCTACACCGGTAGATTCTCTACATGTGATTGTGGCGATCGTTACATCTTCACCGCTAGACTTTCAAAATATGTTCAGTGTATATATAGTTTGTCGCGAATCGACATCTACAGCGGTAGAATCtccaatatataagataagaaCGCATGCATGCTTAACGTAAGTCAACATCCATATATAGCCAAAAAAGCATAACAGTATCTACTGGTTTTGCCTTGACTGGTAAACAGTGTCTTATATTTTACTTTCGAATGCCGTAGAAGACTTTAGTATCTAAATTGGATTGTAGACTTtacattatacatatttttattttattttattttgagatttaataatattttaattgattttacaAATCAAGATATGTACTAATTTAGAATTCAGTCGCAGctcaaacaaaattttgttggGGAATTCGATGCTATGCCATCGTTTGTTCCTAATCCCAGGTCCGTTGATCTTTTCCATTGATTCAATCCACGTTCATGACTCAAGAAGTTTTCACCCAGTTCACCGTCGCACCGTTACATTTGGGGTGGATCCAAGATCCACAACATCCACTAGGAAGTATCGGAAAACACTTTCGACATAGTTTATAAGATCATCACTCTCTCTGTCCTGGGTATACAAACCCTAGAGAGTATACAAGAGATAATACAAAAGAAGTATGTTGCCAAAAGCTAAGCCtagaatacatatatatatatatagcttacTCTATCTCTCCAAGAGACGGCATAGAAGCCCTTTCTGGATGCTTGAGGCTCCTGCCTCCCAGAGACTTGGCTTAGAGGTTCCTGTCATGACCTCTCTTTCTTTGTGTTGTCAGCACTTGACCTAATGGCCTTCTTCGATTTGGCCCATAGATTTTATGTGTGTGACTTGTGCAAGTCGATCCAGCCGATGAACAAATCCGATGGGCTTGACCAAACCTCACAAAACTCCACCTTTTTGGTCCAAGTCCATAACCCTTCCTTTGTGCCGACACCTCTTGATGCTTGAGTAAGCCTACTCATCTTCTGCATGTCCTTGTCTTCTATTATCTCTTCTCACTCCTCTCAGCTCCACCTTGAGCCAAGCTTGAAGTCCCTTTATGATCTTCTTGAAACCTACATAAACTTACACTTATACACCACAACTGCTTAAGTAGATTAAACACTTAAATCCACTTAGCCccatcaataaaaataaacatcacCCTTGATGAAGGGTATGTGACAATCCCATTGCCATTCTGAACTTCCATCACCTTCATATATTGTTTTGAGTTGCGAACCAACCTGCTATACTTCAAAGTGTCAAGCTCAACTCCTCATTGACGTCGTGTTACTTCATATCTTATTACTCCTCGTGAACTTATCAATAACACAACCTTGCTGTTAAAATCACGACCATGTTCAAGTGTTTGAACATAAACTTGAACTTGCGACTTCGAACGAAAGAGGTCGAGCTCGGGTCCGAGCTCGATGTGATGGTGGTTTCGGATTTCTCCGTTGGGAAGCTCAATCTGCCTCAGATTTCGTAGAATCTACCAGATGATTTCTTTTCTAAGGTTCCCTCAGCGGCAGACGATGTGACGAAGTGCTCGGGTGGTCAGTTCGAGGATGGCAAATTTGGCATCGAAGAGTAGCTTTATGGTTTTTATGTTTCTGTTTTCCCTTTTTGCTTCTTGttgctttatttattattatttaataaagagGGGGTCGTGAGTCCCGGTTTGTTTgatgttattattttgtttttgtgtttatgCGAGGCTGATCTTTTGGGCCGTGAGTCGATTTTTTGGAAATACTTTCATCGATGATTTTGttgtaacaaaagattttgttagctAGTTTCGTCGCGCTCGTTGGCGGAATTGGCCGCAACCGAAGACTTGATCAGGGTCTTGGTTTTCGGTCGACTGTCATAGTTTTGCGATTTGTAGATATAGGAAATCTGATATGCTCGAACTGAGATATCAAAGagctatatttattaatatgtcGGATTTTGTTTCGTTGcagatttgtaaaaaaaaaaagctgtttAATATTGTCGTGCCGTTGTCCTTCGGGTATTGCGATGTGCTCATTCTGAGTTTTGTAGTTGGAGGGTGATTGGACTCGTGTCgtgagttgcctacgtaccctcgtCGAGGGATCAAGTAATAACGTAGTTCGATTATTTTCCCTGAGACAGGGTTTGTTGGTCGGTGGTTCGTGTACATGGGTACGTTTGTTGTTGGTTTTGGCCGCTTGATTAGGGGTGTTGCTAGATGTCTTTGAAGCTTGCGAGGTAGCATGTTCTGGAGCTCTTCTGACTTCCTCTGATAGTCTCGACTCCTTTCGGGGTTGGAAATTTCAGGCATTGGTGATATGTTGAAGGAACTGCCTTCATGCTATATAGCCAAGGCCTCCCAAGGATTGCGTTAAACGGGGCTGGACGGTCTATCACGATGAAttctacgattttcctaatttCTCCGGTGGTTACCGCGAGTTCGATCGATCCGAGGGAATAGGTGGTTTCTCCTGCGAACCCGATGAGGGGTGTTCGTTCTTGCTTTAGGAGTGCTTTGGTGAATCCCATTCTTTTGAATGCGCCGTAGAAAAGGACATCAGTCgagcttccggtgtcgatcATTACTCGAGTTAGTTCGCACCCGCCGACGTCGAGTCGTATCACGAGAGCGTTGTCGTGTGGTTTATCGAGACTTGCGGTCTCGTTTTCGTCGAAGGTGATTTCATAATCGGGACCTGATAGGGACTCTCTCACTCCTACGTTGTTTTCGGCTCTCCGTTGGTACGCTTTGATTGAGTTGACCGAATTGCACAACTTGGAGCCTCCGTAAATGAAGTCGATTCGTTTTTTGCCTTTGTCGTGGGCTGGAAAATTCCATCTTTTAGTCAGTGCTGGACGGCAGTGTTtctgccccccccccccccaagacAGATTGCGATTAGGGGTCTGCGTTCTGTCTTTTTTCTGAATTTGTAGGGCAATCAGTTTTTCCAGTAGCTCGCGAATTTTGGTCATCTTGTTCTTTCGCTTGAATTTGGGGATTTTTCCGCAAGGAGACTTCATGTTTGGGTTGTACTGAGCGATGCTGAGAGGAGGAGTAGCATCATCGGGGTCTTCCAATGTGCGGATTGCTACTGTGATCTCGAAACGTATTTTCCCTTCGGTCTGGCTCCTGATTTCGTCGGTTGCATTGATGTTGGCCCCCACGTAATCATGTCGACTCTTTTCTTCGGAGCTGGGGGTGGGGAGCTTGGTGATTCCTGCTTGGTTTCCCTGCCTCTTTTGTTTGTCGAGACTTTGGCTTTTCGGTTGGATTTTGGAGTTACtggctcttcctcttcctctcagGTTTCTTTAGTGGTTTTCTTATTTTCGTTCTGACTGCGAAGCGCGGCTCGACATTCTTCGGTCGAATGACCCTTGCGGTCATGGAAGGCACAATATTTGCTGAGGTCGCATGTCGAAGACTTTTGCGGTGAGTTGTTTATTGCATAGGAATGTTGTCCTTTGGTCACCGGCTCCTTAGGAGCAGTAGGCTTTTTAGTCGCATTATTCTTGTTCGCGTTATACTGTTCCTTTAAGGTTGTGACCTCCTCTTCATGGGTGGCGAAGTAAGAGGCTCGGTGTAGGGCGTCATCCAACGAGATAGGTGCTCGTACTGCTAGTTCTTCCCTGAATTTGGATGAGAACCAGACGCCATTCTTCAATGCTGCTAGGGCGACGACCTCGTTCGGATGCGAAATCTTGGCGTTGATTTCTCAGAACTTGTTTATGTACGCTCTTAACGGCTCGAAAGGTGCTTGCTTGAGATTCCAAAGATCTGTCTCGGTAACACTTGTCTCTATGAAGACTGAATACCGTTTGAGGAACGTAGATACCAACTGAGTGAAATTTTCAATCGAGTTTTCTTCTGGTCcagcgaaccattcgagggcggCCCCCGTGAGGTTCTCGGCGAAGAAGCGGCAGTAACCGGCCTCTTTTTCGTCGTCGGTGAGGTGTGCTCTTGATATTGTTAAACGGAAGGCTCGTACATAGGCCTTTGGGTCTGTGTTTCCTGCATATTCGGGGAACTTTAGTTTCC encodes:
- the LOC125582317 gene encoding uncharacterized protein LOC125582317, with the translated sequence MTSVNIDLQREDLGIPNQIRAFQNYIDRNDAEVKRIHAIVHMATSSAPDIDMVIEETRRTPFTNRIASVRLHHARKLKFPEYAGNTDPKAYVRAFRLTISRAHLTDDEKEAGYCRFFAENLTGAALEWFAGPEENSIENFTQLVSTFLKRYSVFIETSVTETDLWNLKQAPFEPLRAEELAVRAPISLDDALHRASYFATHEEEVTTLKEQYNANKNNATKKPTAPKEPGNQAGITKLPTPSSEEKSRHDYVGANINATDEIRSQTEGKIRFEITVAIRTLEDPDDATPPLSIAQYNPNMKSPCGKIPKFKRKNKMTKIRELLEKLIALQIQKKDRTQTPNRNLSWGGGGQKHCRPALTKRWNFPAHDKGKKRIDFIYGGSKLCNSVNSIKAYQRRAENNVGVRESLSGPDYEITFDENETASLDKPHDNALVIRLDVGGCELTRVMIDTGSSTDVLFYGAFKRMGFTKALLKQERTPLIGFAGETTYSLGSIELAVTTGEIRKIVEFIVIDRPAPFNAILGRPWLYSMKAVPSTYHQCLKFPTPKGVETIRGSQKSSRTCYLASFKDI